The Chitinophaga caeni genome segment GGGCGGGTACTTTTAAAGCCGGTAGTGGAACACGGCCTTTCGCCGGAGAAATTGGCAGCAGGCATACGGAAACGGAAAGTAAACTGGAAGTAATTTTCCCGGGGCATTTTCAGCCGGCAGTAGTGAGTGCCTTATTGGCGGCACATCCCTACGAAGAAGTAGCTTACGACATCATTAGTTTGGATAATGCTTACCCGGAAGTAGGGTTCGGCTTAATTGGCGACCTGGAGGTTGAAATGGACGAAATGAGCTTCCTGGAACACGTGAAGCAACAAATGAAGACAGGTTGCGTTAGGTACACACCGCTCCGTGGTAAACCGGTTAAAAGGGTGGCGCTATGTGGTGGAGCCGGAAGTTTCCTGCTTAAAACGGCAAAAAGTGCCGGGGCGGATGCTTACGTATCGGCAGACTTTAAATACCATGAGTTTTTTGATGCTGAAAATCAATTGATTATAGCAGATGTAGGGCATTTTGAGAGCGAGCAGTTCGTTGTGGAATTATTTTACCGTATATTGACCGAAAAATTCCCTAATTTTGCGCCTCTTAAATCTACCATTTGCACAAACCCGGTAAATTATTTATAATACATGGCTACTGTTAAAGAATACTCCGTAGAGGAAAAACTGGTTTCTGTATTGAAATTACAGAAGATTGATTCCAAGTTGGATGAAATCCAAATCCTGAAAGGGGAGTTGCCGATCGAAGTGAAGGACTTGGAAGATGAGATCGAAGGCTTGAACCATCGCCTTTCTCACATCGAAGAGGAAATTAATGGCATCCAGGACTTTATCACGTCTAAAAAGAACTTGATGAAGGATGCAGACGCCTTGATCAAAAAATACGAGAAACAACAGAACAACGTAAAAAACAGCCGTGAATTTGAAGCCATCAGCAAGGAAATTGAAATGCAATCCCTCGAAATCAAACTCGCGGAAAAGCATATCAAGGATGCTAGCGAGGAAATCAAAGACAAATCTCGTATTCTAGAATCTGCCAAGAAAAGTATCGGTGAAAAAGAAAGTAACCTGAAACATAAGAAAGGTGAACTCGAGAAAATTATCGCCGAAACCGATAAGGAAGAAAAACAATTCTATAAGCAAAGCGAAGATGCCCGCGAAAAAGTAGACCCGCGTTTACTCTCCGCTTACGAGAAGATCCGTAAAAATTACCGCAACGGTTTGGCCGTGGTAACCATCGTTAGGGATTCCTGCGGCGGTTGCTTCAACGCGATTCCACCTCAACGCCAAGCTGAAATCCGCCAACGTAAGAAAATCATCGTTTGCGAACACTGTGGCCGTATCTTGGTAGATAACGATTTGGATGCTTCTACAGAAATTTAATATAAAGGGTTTATTATAATAAATGTCCCGGTTGAGTCATAGCTTGACCGGGATTTTTTATTTTTCCGTTGCCTGCTCCCGTTCTTTTTCTTGCAGTGTTTTTAACAACAGGTACCGCTTTTTCCGCTGTTTTAAGATAATGTATACAGCAACTATCACTGCCATAAATATTGGCAATACGTTAATTAGAATAGTTAAAAGGAATGATTTGAATTCCATGATCCGATTTTAAACCGGTTTAGGCATAACCGGTATTCTTTAATGCCCGGTAAAACTGAAAAATTAACCTTTACTTCCCCGTGGAAGCCAACCCGGTTTTAAAGATATCAATTCTTTTTACAAGGTTATAATATTAATGTACACTTATCTTCACCATATTTAAAGGATTTGCCCGATTTTTGCAAGGCTAGGTGGCAATGACTCATTGACCGGACTCAATTTTTTAAACCGTATGCGATTATTCCTGATTATTATAGGGTTGCTTTGCGCCCCGCTGTTCTTGAATGCCCAACAGAAGAAGTTTGAATTTAACGAACGCTGCCAAGAGGCTTATCATGCTATTATGCAGTTAAGACTTGAAACAGGCAGGCAAATATTGGCCCAGGAAAAGCAGGAAAATCCCGGCAACCTCATCCCGTATTACCTGGAGAATTATTGCGACTTCTTCCCGTTGTTCTTTAACGAAAATCCTGCCGAATACTCGGCGAAAAAGAAACTGCGCTCCGAACGCTTAGCCTTGATGCAAGAAGGCCCAACCAATGATCCTTTCTATCTGTATACACAGGCTGCGATTAAATTCCAATGGGCCATGGTAAAGGTGAAATTCGGAGAAAAATGGGATGCCGTCTGGGAAGTCAGGAAAGCTTTTTTAACTTTCAAGGATAACCAGAAGAAATTCCCATACTTCCAACCCAATAAAATGATGATCGGGACCATGCAAACCGTTTTCGGAACGATCCCCGAAGGCTATAAATGGATTACCAATATCTTGGGATTGAAAGGCAGCATTAAACAAGGTACCCAAACATTACAACAATTCGTTAATAGCCAAGATGCTACTG includes the following:
- a CDS encoding Nif3-like dinuclear metal center hexameric protein, with product MKLSIKEVVQAIEQFAPLQYQESYDNAGLIFGDPQTAVRNILLTLDATEAVLDEAIEKGCNLIVAHHPIVFGGLKKINGKNYVERVAIKAIKNDIAIYAAHTNLDNVRAGVSHMIAKQLGLVNTRVLAPKLNLLKKLYTFVPTAQLEVVRDAMFEAGAGSIGQYSECSFSSEGAGTFKAGSGTRPFAGEIGSRHTETESKLEVIFPGHFQPAVVSALLAAHPYEEVAYDIISLDNAYPEVGFGLIGDLEVEMDEMSFLEHVKQQMKTGCVRYTPLRGKPVKRVALCGGAGSFLLKTAKSAGADAYVSADFKYHEFFDAENQLIIADVGHFESEQFVVELFYRILTEKFPNFAPLKSTICTNPVNYL
- a CDS encoding zinc ribbon domain-containing protein encodes the protein MATVKEYSVEEKLVSVLKLQKIDSKLDEIQILKGELPIEVKDLEDEIEGLNHRLSHIEEEINGIQDFITSKKNLMKDADALIKKYEKQQNNVKNSREFEAISKEIEMQSLEIKLAEKHIKDASEEIKDKSRILESAKKSIGEKESNLKHKKGELEKIIAETDKEEKQFYKQSEDAREKVDPRLLSAYEKIRKNYRNGLAVVTIVRDSCGGCFNAIPPQRQAEIRQRKKIIVCEHCGRILVDNDLDASTEI